DNA from Branchiostoma lanceolatum isolate klBraLanc5 chromosome 9, klBraLanc5.hap2, whole genome shotgun sequence:
acttgctgtcttgtatATAGCCCCGCCGGTACACTGTTGTATatacaagacagcaagtaaaagtaagcccCACTACAGTCGACGCGGCTTACTCGATTACTGTAATTGTATTTAGGTTCGCGGttgtttaatgttcgcggttttctttATCTCTTTATATCTTATCCCTCACCCCGTTGAATATGGAACAATCCCTTTGAGCGCCCTTTCCGAGATAACCTTGACCTCGCTTACCTTGCTTTTCCGTGAAGGTAGCCTCGTCCTTACATTGTCCATGAAACTGTGTCGCACCAGTGCGTACCAACATGCCAGTGGGTGCTTGTCTTGTTTCTCTGAACACAGCGCTCTCTCCAAAAAATAAACGCATGAACAACGGCACTGAAGGCTAGCAAAGGACGATCCTAGGAGGAATGCAAAGAAGACCTCGctccccctccctctctctctgactctctctctccttgTCCCGGAGTGACCTctttgagggtctgcatgcacCTTTTCCGTATCATAGGCAGCCTTGATTTCCCACAATTCGCAGGGAAAGGCGTCTTTGTCACGTAATTTGTAGCGAGGCGACCAAATGTTGAGTAATTGcattccttgattttagcgtaatacgcaATGGGGTTCTCCTGAATTCAGCGCAAGGCGTTACGGGCCCCCCATGTAGACTCTCCTCTTGGGCTCGATGCCAAATCCAAGGATCCTGGTTCAACCAGTTGAGACCAATCACAAACAACATTCATATCAAATAACCTCGTCATTTCAAACTCAAACCTTTGTTTTGTCGACCCCTTGTCTTGCTGTTTGTAATGTTGCTTCCGTTCCTTACGTAACGTTGTATCatggcaaggacattatattgggGACAGGGTCTTTCTCTGAAATAAATTCAACCATTCAACATGACGCATTCTCATGGGTTGTGTACTGGAATCAGACTGAAAGAAAAGTTGACTGCTCTGTCTTTTAGTCAAGTATTTCTACTGATGACTCAGTGTATTCCAACACTTGCCTTTCTCTAGATGCCTAATGATTTATTTCAAATAATTAACGGTGGCAGCCACTTTTGCGTAATCAACGAAAACGCGGCTGGGATCGCCGATATGCGATCGGCTATACTCAGTCAATGGAGAAAAGtataaacatatatcatatGATTTCATATTTGCTAAAAACTACTTCAGGAGATATAGCATATGGAGGACAAGTCAAACTGAATCGTATATTTATGGTTACTGTAATAACAATGCATTAGTCGCTTTGTACGTGTACGTTTACTTCCGTAGTGCCAACGTTGCATAGGAGGGCACAGTGTGATGTGTACTCTCCTTTCCACTAGAAGCTGCGACCATGCTGCGACCGCTGTGCGACCAAAGATCTGCCAGACTGTTCAACGAATTGCATGGATAAAGAACTAATTTgacgctctgtgtgttttgttgtcttttaaaccgtgtttttacatcttgcaacatattctaattatgaaataAACCGGGTAACAGAAATTCAAATTTGGTctctgtacggtcgctcagcgatcacCGTCTCAGGTGGAAAAGAGGCCTCACTAGGTTTAAACCGTCTACAGTCGATCCTTAAAGTTGTAATTACTAACATTAATAGGGCGAGGACAaactttcttgtcttttttctaTTTACACGTCGATAGTCCTCAACTGTGCGTTACATCGACTTTATTCTTCGTCAGCATCACCTCCGTCCGAAGAACATACTGAGTAGGAACCCTATGATGAGACCACCTGTCACCCCGCCTACCGCGGCCACGGCGTTGTTAGCCTACAAAGGAGAGACgaaaaaatatatgtttttattttcatacaaCCAGGAAGTGTTATCCAAGTCCAAGAACTTGACATGAACGTTTACGTAGATATATTTTTTCATAGACTTAAATGTGTTTTCCAGTAGACCTGAAATGATTAATCGAAATCCTGGATGGTACGAAGTGCTAGGCTTCAGATGGTAACCTCATATAGCCAGACATAGGTGTGGGAAAGTCATCAGCTTTTTAATTGAAAGCGCCCACCTGTCCCACTTTCGACCTATTTATCGATTTTGCAATTATATTATACTTCAGCGAATGTCAGAagccacacacaaacacatgttctGAATTCTTTATCAATATTCCATGCTTCAAACCTGTATATGTATAATTTTATAATGTAAAAGTACGATGGTCCATGACATCATCACCTGATCACTGAATCCTCCCGACCGTCCATAGCGGGAGGCTGTGACGAAATGTTCGCAGTTCCTCCCGACGACGTCATAGCTCATCTCCTCCCCCACACACGACACCGCCATGGCCACGATCTCATCCGGCTCTAACGGCTCGTGCTTGTTGTCCCACTTATTGTTTACCCTGCACCGATCATTCCCCGCGACATCCCTGAGATGTTGACGGCGCACCAGCGCTGTCTCCCCGAGGACGCTGGCGGAGGAAGCCGATGAACTGACGCTGGGTTTGGAGTCGGGTTTAGTGTTGTCCTCTAACCCGGTGAGGTGGACCACGTCTCCCTGGCCGATGTAGACGCACCAGTGGTAGTACGTCTTTCGGTCGATCTCGATCAAATCTCCGCGTTCGCAGTGCTCGATGAGCTGGTACCAAAACATCCACCGCCCTCCCATGATGGTGACCTGTAATGCCACTGACCTACGTATGGGGGGCGCTGCCGTGACGTACTAGTAATAAGGCACGATCGATTTTATGTGCTCGCTTCAGAGatatttcaaattgaaaaaaaaattgcgttTCCTATATCTTCAATTTGATTCTTTCGAATCGAACTTGTTCGAATGTTACCGATTTATTGACGTGTAATTTGATCATCCGACTGacaatgacggttagacatgGTTGCTTAATACTACTACCGGGTCATCATGCATATGTATGTAAGGGCATGCATATATGGAGCAAGCATTCGTTAACTCTCTCAAATACGCAAATGACGGGACCACTTTGCTACGAACTACGGGAATAAAAAATATTGTAGTCAACCAATATATATATTACTTCTACCAAGAATGGCATGTACGTACTAAGGATCTAGGAAAAAAGACAATCACCAGTTTCACCACACACACGAAGATCAAGTAATCAAAGGAGCAGAAAACCCCTGTAAATATTTATTTTACTGTTTAATGCAACAATGGAACTTAGAATATTGACATCTATGTATTTACAACAAAGGCAATTTGCAAAGGTCTCAAAGCTGAAGGCTTTTATAAGGTTGTTTGGTACACAAATAGAAACCATAGAAGAAAGTAACTGGTGTTCGGATTTTGGAATGATTATTACATATCTAGGTCCCTAAATACTTCCTTACATATTTCATTTAATCACTAACAAAAGCTGTGACTAAGGTAGCACACAAATGACATAGTTTTTGTTTTACAGAGAAAGAAGACAAGAACTGGGCGTAGTTTGTGGGTTATTAAGCTTTGAGTCGATAGTAAGACCGTGCTTATAGTCACATACACTGTTGGCCTGGTAGCAGCCCATCGTCATTTTCCCGAAATCTCTTCGGTACAGAGAGTGTTGTCCGTCCGTCGAGGTCTATTAGCGCACCCCAGGGAATTTTCGCGGGACAAGATTCAGTTCCCTAGCTCAAGATCAGGCTACGCTATAATCAAAAAGACTAGCGGTAAGAAAACACAGCCAATGCTTCAAGGGCCCTTGACATTAAATCGCCGCAAATATTTCCCTTTTCACAGTAGAACTAACGCTAACAGTCAGAAAACTGACTTGGTTCACAGAATATATACAACCATAGTATAGATACAGGGTTTGATTTTACTATACAACATGAGTCATGACATACATAGCCTTCACAATGACAGTGAAAGTAAATTATCACATATCAATTACAACTCgtaaaagtgaaagttcttTGTTCAGTTCCCGACTTGGCAGGCTCTTATCATCAACACCTGAAGGAGGATGAACACAGGCGACATGATCATGGCGAAGGTAAGATTGTTCTGATCCTCAAGTTTCTGACACAGCAGCATCTTAAAGGCGAAGAGGAGCACCAAGACGACCGCGCTCCAAGCCGTGCGGATTCCGGCGGTTCTCAGATCGCCTTCAAGATTTAGTCTCAAGAAGACGATGGAGGAGAAGTAGGCGTGGAGACCGTCGCTGGCGAAGAGGGGGATGAAGACGGTCCACCAGGTGGTCGAGAGAACGTCTTCGAGTTTCAAGGCGAGGAGGACGCTGAAGACGAGGAGGGACACGACGTGCAGCCACAGCTCGAATGCGGAGAGGCCGATCCACTGGATGATCTCCTTCAGGGAGAACAGCATGGCTCTTGGCGAGTGTCTCACGGCGACGAAACGCTGCAGCGGCTCAATGGCTCCGCTAGGGGTCCTATCCAGGAGTTTAAGACGAAGGTAATGTCTTAGGTTCTTCAAAGAAAAGCCATTTCCTTGAGTGGTGTTTCAAGCGGTAACATGAAACGGACTTCGTCGTTTGCGCACTGGTAGATGCATCATCATCAGAATGATGTTCAATGTTTCTCCGCGAAAAACGGACTCAAATTGTACCTTGGGCTAACCTAGAACCACAAGAAGCTTTCAAAGTCCTTTCATGTGTATGGATCTCGTTTTACAGTCTCCTGGCACCTTTTATCCAACGTTGTTTCAGGGAAAAATGTTCGTCACCGTTGCAAATCCCGAAGAATGGCGGAAGTGATTTGTACGAGAGAGCAAAGGTCAATGGAATATACGATTTGTCTGTAGAGGGtgaaattatttctttttcGGATGATTGTTGTGagttttttcaaaatacataaaTGATGATGTGAAATATCACTActtatctttattttcaaacgcaATAGAACTAATTCTTTAATTTTGATGTATATAAATGTTGTATTCAAAGTACGATTTTATTTCCTACTTTCAAATGGCATATTCCGGCATAGGTCATGACCGGTCACTGAGGCAATCCACATTTGTGAAAGTCCGGAGCAGATATAGGTATGATATTGTTTATTTCCTGTCGTTTATAAACGTCAGGTTATATTACAGAGTCGTATTAGACCCTGGTTAACTGTTGTAGTCTTATCAAATTGCTATTGTGTGTCTGGAATTTAGATTACTGAGCCATATGGTTAAAATTTACATGTTATATAACACATgttatatttcatttattttcgctgggacttgatttcgcggtagaagtagaaggggaaaggaggtttttgtgtCAGAAGTTCCCAGTTGAAATAATTCtacagtacagtagaaatacTTTTGATAGTTTTGACATATGTTCGTTAATTTGCAGTAAGACGTCACCACAaagatataagttataactacAAACATTAGAAGATTAACAGTACATTGTATCGCAGTTGGTAACGTTGGATTTAGCTTGATTATTATAGTTACCACTACTTTCCAGTATCTTTACAAAGAAGTCAAACGGTTGTTTGAAAATTTCAGATATTATCGTTCATATACTTACATGACTCATGAATTATCTTATGATatctaattgattgattgattgtatacGTAGGAGTGTTGGTGTTGACCAGTCCTCTGTCACCATGGAATCCCGCCGACTGACGGTTCTGTACGGCAGTCAGACGGGTACGGCGCAGGACGTCGCAGAGCGGGTGGCGAGGGAAGCCAAGCGGCGCCATTTCTCCACCAAAGTTCTCTCCATGGACCAATACCCTATTGTGAGTGGAGCCTTTTGTGTTCTAATTGTCTGGGTATACCTGTATAAGTGACTATAATATGTTTTATTCCCTTATCTTGTATTTTGTCACTAAATACTGTTCCATTTTGAAAGTCAAGACATGAACTTCCTGGGTTTTTTTGATCTTTGTGAAAGTTGACatgtctttttcttgttttgcttcTCATAGGCATCCCTTATCCATGAACCAATGGTCGTATTTGTGTGTTCCACCACTGGGCAAGGGGATGAGCCAGACAATATGAAGGTGAGTAATGTTACCTAGATTGGTTAAAATGTAACTATATTCCTTAATAATACACCATGTACTTGAAATTGTTACAATATTGGCAGTTTTATACTTGAAACAGAGCTTGACTTTCATGAAATTCCTTTATAGATCAAAACTAGTGCTAGATAATAGTTCTATGAGTTCAAGATATCTAAAACTTTACTATTTATTTTTTAGGTGTTTTGGAAGTTCCTGCTGAGGAAGAATCTTCCCACCAACTCCTTATGTCAGCTGAACTTTGCTGTCCTTGGTCTGGGGGACTCATCATATCAGAAGTAAGTCACATGTCACTTTATAGTTCTTTTATTTGGATCCGTAAGACTATTGTAACAGTTTCTTTTAGTGCAAAGTCAATTTCCCCTGAGGAAGTCTATCTGATGCCAATTAATGTTTGGCCACAAGAACTGCAAAATAAAGATTGCAAAGCACAGAAAGATAATGTATTCAATGGGAAGTATGATTAGcatgattgacatgcaaatgtACAACAAGGAAAAACTACAAATTTTGTTCTCTGTACTTTTAAATCTCAAATCCTCCTTAAGACAGGTCATTCATTTCCTGTAGGTTTGAGGCAAATCAGAAATTGGAGAAAAAGCAACATTCAGATGTCAAGACAAATTGGCTGAGACTGAACACCATATCCAGTTGACTCATACTGTTGATCATAAGATATTACTTGACAATGTGTCTTGCAGGTTCAACTTTGTGGCTAAAAAGCTCCAGAAGAGACTACAGCAGCTGGGTGGAACCCCCCTTCACACCCTCGGGCTGGCTGATGACCAACATGATCTGGGGTAGGGATCCTCTGTTTTTGCTCACTCACTTTCCATATCAATCAAACAGCGTGTGCCAACTGCCATGTTGGTATTCCTATATATATTAGATATGAAATATTAAATGGATTGTAGCTCAAGCACAAATGGCATTTTTGTGTTTCATTTGCTATGTCTAGCATTGTCTTATTTGAACTTTTTTTAGACATTCAATTATGATAATTTGAGAGGGTCAGGAGATCTTTAAATGTCTAAAAATAGTTGCATCAAATAGGGACATAAACATGGTGGTAGACAAAAACGCTATATTATTAATCTGTTCCTTCCAGCCCAGATGCAGTAGTGGACCCATGGCTGAACACCCTGTGGAACAAGGTCCTGAGTCGGTACCCCCTGCCTCCTGACAAGGCCATCATCAGTGAACACATACTGTGAGTAGGACGTCCTGTTTTGGTGTGTCATGTTTGATTGTGTAACTTCATGCCTAAAACCTACTCACTGTGCTGCTGTATACCTTTAGAGGTTTTTCTGTTGGCATTATATTCTTCAAATAGATAGAAGACTGTACATATATTGTTGTTGGAGAAGTCTTGCTTTTTGTGTTGCCTCTGGAATGCAGCGGATCATGCTTTTTGAATATTGCTTCAGGATTGGCTGTAGGAGTTACGAGGATAATATGTCATGTATAGGATGAGACAGAGAGACTCTTTAGACTCAGAGGATTTAAAAGGATAGAAATCCGTAGTCTCTATTCCTTTTATTGACATGCATCAATTATTCGCTGTTTACTATGAttattgttaatttgtttgtttgcataacTGGATAACGAACTTAAAGTGTAGCACACCAGTTTTATTTGTTACGTTCAAGCTGCATAAGGCTAGTAGACTGATAGGGTTGATCCACTTGCACCCGAAAGGAATCTTTCTCTTATCAATAGTATGTGGTGAGTTTAAacattttcaagatttagaAGTTACCAACCCTAACCAGAGGACCACCATGCcacctgttttgttttcagaCCTCCTCCAAGATACAAAGTACAGTTTGTAGATGGAGATGAACCCAGCATGAATGGACTCCATGTACCGACAGACAGTAGTGTCTCTGGGCCTTCACAAAACAACCCGTTCTACGCCAGACTGGTGTCCAACGACAGAATCACAGCGGACGACCACTGGCAGGACGTGAGGCTGATCAAGTTGGATGTGTCCGGATCTGGCCTGAGGTATTCTTATAATTCTTATGATTTTAGTTCAGAAAAACTGAATGAGTGCTTTTAAAGATTGTTTGATCCAGATCTTTCCCAACATTTGAATTATCAATTTTTGTTTAATATGCCTCAGTCTTTCCACACAAATAGGATTGATATGAATTCATTGATCTATCAGCAAAACAAGAAACCATCCAGcaaattttgataaaaatacAACACTTGCCTAATAGTATTGATTAGATAGATGATGGTAGGCTACAAGAGATTTGAAGCATTACATCTTGATGCAATAAAAGATTTTCATTGTATCTTTCTCCCATCACTGTCAGCCATGCAGCAGGCGATGTAGCGATGATCCAGCCTCCCAACCTGCCTGATGAGGTGCAGACGTTCATCCAGCTACTCAAACTCAACCCTGAGGACAGGATACTGCTGCAGCAGAATGACCCAGGTTAGGGGTAGTCTCAGACATAACCCATTGTTTAACCCAGGGAACTTGGTTACAATTTGTTTAACCCTTAAGATGATTAACCCATAACTTGGACCTTCCTATGACTATGCcgtccctttcacattgtgatgaaCCCAAATAAAGAGATAAACAATTGTGTTTATTAATGTTTGTACAATGATGCTTGTTTATGTTTGTCCAGATGTGCCCCTGCCCCCCACCCTCCCCCAGCCCTGCACCATACAGCACCTAGTGGAGCATTACTGGGACATCCACGCTGTGCCCAGGAGGTGGTTCTTCACACTTCTCTCTTACTTCGCCGACAACGAACTAGAGAAGGAGAAGTTTCAAGAATTCAGCACTGCTGAAGGACAGGTTGGACTCACAATTCATTTTtaaacttaggccacagcaagtaaattttatggatgacatcctctgcagactccaaaattaatgagatagggcgaaaaaaaaacaaggtgggccaaaaaaacaagattcctatattttcaaattttgagatcataattcttgttaaacaagaattgaggcgacgaaatatgatatcatgaccaacaggtcttttagtcttgtattcaaccaatgtattagccctgtattcattcatatataatataaaacctccttgattcaacagtaaacatgtccttgtagatgtgtatacatctcaatagaccaactacaacaaatgcagaaaagagcttgttgtaccatcatctgaagcaactacactgggtatgcatatgtgatgaaacaccttgtgtatacagctcaattaactagaacccccACACCCCCACAcaccccattatttatataatatccttgctagaacaactgcagaaaacagcttgttattataccatcatgggcaggaactacactgggtattcatatgcaatgaaacaccttagactgtcaacgtttacgacatatttgccaatttttggcatgttgaccaccgtcggagggcaatgaaatttcttgtttttcatttcgaaatcaggcgaaaattaatgagcgcgctgatgtcatccataaaaattacttgctgtggccttaagagGAATTAATTAATTTTTGAGAGGAAGCAATAAAAATGGCTGTAATAAGCCTTTGCAATGCAAGATATGACAAACATTGTATGTAAGCAAGAATTCGTATTGCAGCAATGGAGTGAAGTTTTACAACTATCATTCCAACAATTTACAACATGTGTGATCTTGCTGTGATTGTACCTAGAAAACATTGCTGCAGTTCTGTGAAGGGTCACTAGGGTGTGCCAATGCACTGTAGTTAAATCCCTGTAGTTGTTTATTGATCTTCCTGTGGGTAGATTTGTGTTTCACAATCACAGGGTGCATGAACAGACAAGGTAACCTGACAGATTTCTTTGCTGCACTTCAGGAAGAGCTGTACTCGTATTGTAACCGTCCCAAACGAACTACCCTAGAGGTACTGGAGGATTTCCCTCATGTCATCAACACCATCCCTGTAGACTACCTGTTCGACCTCATCCCACCCATCCAGCCTAGGGCTTTCTCCATAGCCTCATCTCTACAGGTAGGTTGAACTGACAAGACTGCATGCTGCAGTTCTGAAGCATTATGATAGGTGGGGCTGCTGCCTGGACATTTTCTGAATCCATGATCTAGCACAACTCCACAGCATTACCTACTTACCATGCTCTGTATTCACCTTGTTGTATTATCACAGCCAGTAGGTAACCATCTGAGTAATAAGGCTATGGTAAGGTGCTCAAGGCACGTCCTTGAATAAGGGACTCccttttacatcccttccgaaatacAGCGTAGCTccaacaaggatacccttccctgATATGAACTGGGGTCTCACAGTTACCAAGTCATTGTGTACTGAAATCAGAAATCTTTTTAAGTGATAATGGTATGATGTTGGTATCTAGCTAAGATTTAGTCATActatcacatgtacaaagaataCTTTTAACACTGAATCATTGTCTTTATTTTAAACCAGGCCCACCCAAATGAAGTGCATGTATTGATGGCTGTAGTGCAGTACAAGACCAAGTTGTTTACACCACGTAGGGGGCTCTGCTCAACATGGCTGTCTTCTCTCAACCCTCAGAAAGGTAAAgatccatagcctttttgaggccgtaggggcagtgggttgttatccactgtgttcagggtacggtattggaaggcaaagcccatccctctccttctactgcCTATTTTATTAGTAGtattacctccccaaccaaagtcaggtacccattttacacctgggtggagtgatgaAAGTACTTTTCCATTCATACAGTGTTTGACACCAAGTGACATACCTGGACTTGAATGTTCTTCAACATTGGCAAGACATGTTCAGTTCCCCCTTCCCTGTGTTTTCCAGTATGTTCCTTATATGAGAGAGTATTTAGTGAATTTTACTTGTTCCCCAGATGACGTCAGAGTTCCTATGTGGATCAGGAGGGGAACCATCTCCTTCCCCAGGACCCCTGCCACCCCTGTCATCATGGTAGGACCCGGCACGGGGCTGGCACCCTTCAGAGGGTTCATACAAGAACGTACCACTCGTGGGATTGGAGGTGGGTGTCAAGACCTTTGCAAGATTTTTTGCACTGTGATTTTTTaagataaaatttgaaaaacagaTCCGGACGTTAGGACTGATGTTACCATTCTTGTTTTAGGACAGCAAATTTTCTCAGCTTTTGGTGCATTTCACACTGAAATGAGTGTTTTCACTCGTgtgtatgacataaatagaatacGACAGGGTGTATTACGCATCACTGTTAATTTCAGTGATAAGGAATGcacagtgttgtattctatatgtacgtaCCAACTTAAAGTAAGAATAGAGAATGGAGTCAATAAACAATTTTTGCATCCAAATGAATGGCAAAGATTATAGCTACACGTATAAGTAAATACTAATAACACAAAATGTTGCATTCTTTTTATAggaaatgttttgttctttgGATGTCGAAACGAGGGCAAAGACTTCTTCTGTGCATCAGAATGGCAGCCACTGGTGGAGAAAGGTCTCCTTActgtatacactgcattttctaGGGATCAGGTAAGTCTCAGATAGAAGAGGTTTTCCTGCTATAGTAAAACATTTTCTCTGTCTTTCACCCAAGTTCCACATACCCTTTCCCCCTGGCCTCTATTGGTTTAAATTCAAACTTGAAGGAATGTACAGTAACTTTTTAAGTGGTACATTTAAAGAAGAATCTTTGATGTCAAGCTTTCTGTCTTTCCATTCACT
Protein-coding regions in this window:
- the LOC136441908 gene encoding phospholipase A and acyltransferase 1-like, with translation MGGRWMFWYQLIEHCERGDLIEIDRKTYYHWCVYIGQGDVVHLTGLEDNTKPDSKPSVSSSASSASVLGETALVRRQHLRDVAGNDRCRVNNKWDNKHEPLEPDEIVAMAVSCVGEEMSYDVVGRNCEHFVTASRYGRSGGFSDQANNAVAAVGGVTGGLIIGFLLSMFFGRR
- the LOC136441205 gene encoding transmembrane protein 203-like, with amino-acid sequence MLFSLKEIIQWIGLSAFELWLHVVSLLVFSVLLALKLEDVLSTTWWTVFIPLFASDGLHAYFSSIVFLRLNLEGDLRTAGIRTAWSAVVLVLLFAFKMLLCQKLEDQNNLTFAMIMSPVFILLQVLMIRACQVGN
- the LOC136441203 gene encoding NADPH-dependent diflavin oxidoreductase 1-like, with protein sequence MAYSGIGHDRSLRQSTFVKVRSRYRSVGVDQSSVTMESRRLTVLYGSQTGTAQDVAERVAREAKRRHFSTKVLSMDQYPIASLIHEPMVVFVCSTTGQGDEPDNMKVFWKFLLRKNLPTNSLCQLNFAVLGLGDSSYQKFNFVAKKLQKRLQQLGGTPLHTLGLADDQHDLGPDAVVDPWLNTLWNKVLSRYPLPPDKAIISEHILPPPRYKVQFVDGDEPSMNGLHVPTDSSVSGPSQNNPFYARLVSNDRITADDHWQDVRLIKLDVSGSGLSHAAGDVAMIQPPNLPDEVQTFIQLLKLNPEDRILLQQNDPDVPLPPTLPQPCTIQHLVEHYWDIHAVPRRWFFTLLSYFADNELEKEKFQEFSTAEGQEELYSYCNRPKRTTLEVLEDFPHVINTIPVDYLFDLIPPIQPRAFSIASSLQAHPNEVHVLMAVVQYKTKLFTPRRGLCSTWLSSLNPQKDDVRVPMWIRRGTISFPRTPATPVIMVGPGTGLAPFRGFIQERTTRGIGGNVLFFGCRNEGKDFFCASEWQPLVEKGLLTVYTAFSRDQEEKIYVQQRIKENGAVIWDLIHNQEAWIFVAGNAKQMPTDVQSALQSVLMEHGDMGETEADRYIHSLEHRRRYQVEAWS